Proteins found in one Alteromonas macleodii genomic segment:
- a CDS encoding DUF4136 domain-containing protein, translating to MRSSTSIGCHKGFWQQKYGVKSALLLLLSLALVVGCASKPQVSVDDTQNFADIKTFYIQAPLNPINETLANHLSSTITERLITKGLTPTTENEADVSVGYLPSTTTKEDGTTLNLGLGTGTFGRSGGISLGSIFSIPVGEQTSFQQGLQIDIVKDGKFIYSASGSVELESKDSISIQNKLDELVTSLLEQYPARVSQN from the coding sequence ATGCGAAGTAGCACTTCAATAGGATGTCACAAAGGGTTTTGGCAACAGAAGTATGGTGTTAAGTCAGCCTTATTGTTGTTGTTAAGTTTAGCGTTAGTTGTTGGGTGCGCCAGCAAACCTCAAGTCAGTGTAGATGACACGCAAAACTTTGCTGACATTAAAACTTTTTATATCCAAGCGCCACTAAACCCTATCAATGAAACTCTCGCTAACCATTTATCTTCAACCATAACCGAGCGCTTGATTACCAAAGGTTTAACACCAACAACAGAGAACGAGGCCGATGTGTCAGTAGGTTACCTTCCTTCCACCACAACTAAAGAAGATGGAACCACATTAAATTTAGGGTTGGGTACAGGCACCTTTGGGCGCTCTGGAGGCATTTCTCTCGGCAGTATATTTAGCATACCTGTGGGTGAGCAAACCTCTTTCCAACAAGGTCTTCAAATAGATATAGTAAAAGATGGGAAGTTTATTTATAGCGCATCGGGCAGCGTTGAACTCGAGTCTAAAGACAGTATTAGTATTCAAAATAAGCTCGATGAACTAGTAACAAGTTTGCTTGAACAATATCCAGCAAGAGTTAGTCAGAACTAG
- a CDS encoding Spy/CpxP family protein refolding chaperone → MKKLITGVLLSACIATTAYAGGKNSDERRGGDFLPLHKMERVLDLTDEQIAQFEALKDELKAERQAKRAEMGEEGKRRKMNALAGLNPDDADYQEKVNAIAEQKAEKVKARFLKRAELRMKVADILTDEQLEKFDKLKKKRGKKQRQHS, encoded by the coding sequence ATGAAAAAATTAATTACCGGTGTTTTATTAAGTGCATGTATCGCAACCACTGCTTACGCAGGTGGTAAGAATTCAGATGAACGTAGAGGTGGAGATTTCCTACCTTTGCATAAAATGGAAAGAGTACTTGATCTAACTGATGAGCAAATAGCGCAGTTTGAAGCATTGAAAGACGAGCTTAAAGCAGAGCGTCAGGCTAAAAGAGCCGAAATGGGTGAAGAAGGTAAGCGCAGAAAAATGAATGCTCTAGCGGGCCTAAACCCAGACGACGCTGACTATCAAGAAAAGGTAAATGCGATTGCAGAGCAAAAAGCTGAAAAAGTAAAAGCGCGTTTTCTTAAGCGTGCTGAACTTCGCATGAAAGTGGCGGACATTCTAACCGATGAGCAGCTTGAAAAGTTCGATAAGTTGAAAAAGAAACGTGGCAAAAAGCAGCGCCAGCACAGCTAA
- a CDS encoding response regulator transcription factor, with protein sequence MENDKINVLLVDDDKDLCALLQEFLEGDGFRVDAIHSGDEAIETLLNTDQYDTVVLDIMMPGMSGLDVLKSVRAEKQTPILMLTGRGDDIDRIVGLELGADDYLPKPCNPRELGARIRAIIRRTQYLKTTPAASPSELHGIHLDTGARQATVNGKSVALTGAEFNALSYLMERVGQTISKQEMTQEVLKRPLEAYDRAMDVHVSRIRQKLSAAGVTNVIQSVRGVGYQMLTVPQQAE encoded by the coding sequence ATGGAAAATGACAAAATAAACGTTTTACTCGTCGACGATGACAAAGACTTATGTGCCCTACTCCAAGAGTTTTTAGAAGGGGACGGTTTTCGTGTTGACGCAATTCACAGCGGCGATGAAGCAATAGAAACACTACTCAACACCGATCAGTACGACACCGTAGTGCTAGATATTATGATGCCTGGGATGTCGGGCCTTGATGTGTTGAAATCAGTAAGAGCCGAAAAGCAAACCCCTATTCTTATGTTGACAGGTCGTGGTGATGATATTGACCGAATTGTAGGCCTTGAACTGGGTGCTGATGATTACCTTCCTAAGCCTTGTAACCCAAGAGAACTTGGCGCTCGTATCCGCGCTATTATCCGAAGAACCCAGTACTTAAAGACAACGCCTGCTGCTTCGCCAAGCGAGCTACATGGTATTCATTTAGATACCGGCGCACGCCAGGCCACCGTTAATGGGAAATCCGTGGCGTTAACGGGGGCTGAGTTCAACGCACTTAGCTACCTGATGGAGCGTGTAGGACAAACCATTTCCAAACAGGAGATGACGCAAGAAGTATTGAAACGTCCATTGGAAGCCTACGATAGAGCAATGGATGTTCACGTTAGCCGAATTCGCCAGAAGCTCTCAGCCGCTGGGGTTACTAACGTTATTCAATCTGTCCGCGGTGTTGGCTATCAAATGCTAACCGTACCTCAGCAAGCAGAATAG
- a CDS encoding sensor histidine kinase, translating to MISNIKWSDIKANLGIKRLFWRIFVAFWIASLAVMAATGYVLVNEYTSSNYTKRFFDDATNQAERIVWRYEHETFTKGRARNEIKEWIKRRNGRENQLIPMLISSVNGDTIYHYRMNKTPEDQRVTREIYGPSNTQYIVQLRQPQTPRIYKHVLSRFQSVQFVFIFLASALVSALLSWSIVKPIKYLGAFSRKYANDQTASQVPSQLLSRGDEFSDLAADINFMVRKTADAIESQKRLLHDVSHELRAPLARLQTSAAIIEQHQPDNKHVLQIHNDCHRMDQLIQQILNFSTLEHTSQTAEPCDVIALSNRVLDDMAINYPGIPTSLDFSESRENDAIINGFPEALHQALDNIVGNACKYSDKGQPVSVNVSADTENVVIVVEDNGVGVDNNEIEKLMQPFYRAGNQMHTEGFGLGLTIALKAVEKHGGTLVMQSPEQGGLRVEITLPKNTPN from the coding sequence ATGATAAGTAACATCAAATGGTCGGACATAAAAGCCAACTTAGGAATTAAGCGCTTGTTCTGGCGAATTTTTGTTGCTTTTTGGATTGCCAGCTTAGCGGTCATGGCGGCAACTGGCTACGTCTTAGTAAACGAATACACCTCAAGTAACTATACCAAACGTTTTTTTGACGATGCGACCAATCAGGCAGAAAGAATTGTATGGCGATACGAACATGAAACGTTTACTAAAGGCAGGGCTAGAAACGAGATTAAAGAGTGGATTAAACGTAGAAATGGTCGAGAAAACCAGCTAATCCCCATGCTAATATCCTCGGTAAATGGCGATACCATTTATCACTACCGCATGAATAAAACGCCTGAGGACCAACGGGTAACACGTGAAATCTATGGCCCTTCAAACACGCAGTACATCGTTCAATTAAGACAACCGCAAACGCCGCGAATTTATAAACATGTATTAAGTCGCTTTCAGTCAGTGCAGTTTGTATTTATTTTTTTAGCCTCGGCATTAGTAAGTGCCCTACTTAGCTGGAGCATTGTAAAGCCGATTAAGTATTTAGGCGCCTTTAGTCGAAAATACGCCAACGACCAAACAGCGTCGCAGGTTCCCTCTCAGCTGCTTTCTCGCGGAGACGAATTCAGTGACTTGGCAGCCGATATAAATTTTATGGTTCGTAAAACCGCTGATGCTATAGAGTCCCAGAAAAGGTTATTGCACGACGTGTCCCATGAATTGCGCGCACCACTAGCTCGGCTTCAAACGTCAGCAGCAATAATCGAACAGCATCAACCAGATAACAAACACGTTTTGCAGATACACAATGACTGCCATCGAATGGACCAACTCATTCAGCAAATTCTGAACTTTTCAACACTAGAACATACTTCACAGACAGCTGAACCTTGCGATGTGATTGCGTTAAGCAATCGTGTTTTGGACGATATGGCTATTAACTATCCAGGCATCCCAACTTCACTAGACTTTAGCGAGTCTCGTGAAAACGATGCAATAATAAACGGGTTTCCAGAAGCGCTACACCAGGCGTTAGACAACATCGTAGGTAATGCGTGTAAGTATTCCGACAAAGGGCAGCCGGTATCTGTAAACGTTTCAGCAGATACTGAAAATGTTGTCATTGTTGTTGAAGACAATGGCGTAGGCGTAGATAACAATGAAATTGAAAAGTTGATGCAGCCGTTTTACCGAGCTGGAAATCAGATGCATACCGAAGGCTTTGGACTGGGTTTAACCATTGCGCTAAAAGCAGTGGAAAAGCATGGCGGAACGCTTGTCATGCAAAGTCCAGAACAGGGCGGGCTTAGGGTTGAAATTACGTTACCTAAGAACACACCAAATTAA
- a CDS encoding class I adenylate cyclase, which translates to MATQQPLSVQQNLTIRLLRVLRYNKARIERALTLMPEKHKPLFHVLPFLVHVNHEALPGYIAPLSSGESVPFGINNYSFRPDIEKALLRCFPAENHLFSDIKQIWPRQRAIESLVLMGSVGTIAQTDDSDFDFWVCIEGHRFSETELSLLQQKLTAIEKWAEHTFGIEVHFFLSEIDKVKENDFGIAEGESAGSAQALFLKAEFYNTNIVVAGKAPFWWLTPEKTSEKQYQAIYNSLEKGGSPDLDWFMDLGHLEKLDASELFGAAIWQLGKAMDSPFKSVLKMAKLEVYLANITHGQPLCNLLKKHVHRGVEAPGRVTDIDPYALMFDELVTHYKANGQPEDIEILQQCLYLKCACPLSQPPFEGEKANFKRRILASYARQWGWSRKQIHHLDNQQDWTFSERVQLSRRVHSFLLKCYRRISKELSDHQQAMDEKDMTVLGRRLSTYYAKKEDKIEFLRRAFDESLYCEKITIAMRQLKNGDEVWSAYAGDLLSKSGIIDEAQKISQAPSAIALMVWLVSSKIIDTRSKVYLDYNYGEVSELDLNDLLKHLCKHFPPVRVSSLPRNDLLAPERITACFSIVNFPTLRQKATVEDVAVIYKTSWGETFLKFGNDVLDTLWYDLQEVSPKPSCYVMVPRGNQQSRILGEFLESNELNFNVLY; encoded by the coding sequence ATGGCAACGCAGCAGCCGCTTTCCGTTCAGCAAAACCTTACCATTAGGTTATTGCGTGTATTAAGGTATAACAAAGCCCGCATCGAACGTGCTCTTACCCTCATGCCTGAAAAGCACAAACCACTTTTTCATGTGCTTCCATTCCTCGTTCATGTAAATCACGAAGCGCTTCCTGGTTATATTGCCCCGCTTTCGTCCGGCGAAAGCGTACCTTTTGGCATTAATAACTATTCTTTTAGGCCTGATATAGAAAAAGCACTTTTAAGGTGTTTCCCTGCTGAGAATCACCTGTTCTCTGATATCAAGCAAATTTGGCCTAGACAGCGAGCCATTGAGTCACTCGTACTTATGGGTAGCGTGGGCACTATTGCGCAAACCGATGACTCGGACTTCGATTTTTGGGTGTGCATTGAAGGCCATCGCTTTTCAGAAACTGAACTTTCCTTACTACAACAAAAGCTAACTGCTATTGAAAAATGGGCGGAACACACCTTTGGCATTGAAGTTCACTTCTTTTTATCAGAGATTGATAAAGTAAAGGAAAATGACTTCGGTATTGCTGAAGGTGAAAGCGCCGGCTCTGCACAAGCACTGTTTCTAAAAGCAGAATTTTACAACACCAATATTGTAGTAGCTGGCAAGGCGCCCTTCTGGTGGCTTACTCCAGAAAAAACCAGCGAAAAGCAATATCAGGCTATTTATAACAGTCTGGAAAAAGGCGGCTCACCAGATTTAGACTGGTTTATGGATTTAGGTCATTTAGAAAAACTTGATGCCAGTGAGCTGTTTGGTGCAGCCATTTGGCAACTGGGTAAAGCAATGGACTCCCCGTTCAAGTCGGTTTTGAAAATGGCGAAGCTTGAAGTCTACTTGGCCAATATCACACATGGGCAGCCACTATGTAATCTGCTTAAAAAACATGTTCATCGTGGAGTTGAAGCGCCGGGCCGCGTCACAGACATTGACCCTTACGCATTGATGTTTGACGAACTTGTTACCCACTATAAAGCCAACGGACAGCCCGAGGACATTGAGATATTGCAGCAATGCTTGTACTTAAAATGTGCATGCCCATTAAGCCAACCGCCTTTTGAGGGAGAAAAAGCAAACTTCAAACGCCGAATTTTAGCGTCCTATGCTAGACAATGGGGATGGAGCCGAAAACAAATTCACCATTTAGACAACCAACAGGATTGGACGTTTAGTGAGCGTGTACAACTTAGTCGCCGTGTCCATAGTTTTCTTTTGAAGTGCTATCGACGTATTTCTAAAGAGCTTAGCGACCACCAGCAAGCTATGGACGAAAAGGACATGACAGTGTTGGGCAGGCGTTTAAGTACCTATTACGCAAAAAAAGAAGATAAAATAGAATTTCTTCGGCGTGCCTTCGACGAAAGCCTTTATTGCGAAAAAATCACTATCGCTATGCGCCAGCTCAAAAACGGTGATGAAGTATGGTCTGCCTATGCCGGTGATTTGTTGAGTAAATCCGGAATCATTGATGAAGCACAGAAAATATCCCAAGCGCCTAGTGCGATTGCGCTAATGGTATGGTTGGTTTCAAGTAAAATAATTGATACTCGCAGTAAAGTTTATCTAGATTATAACTATGGCGAAGTAAGTGAATTAGACCTCAACGACCTTCTCAAGCACTTGTGCAAGCATTTCCCGCCAGTCAGAGTGTCGTCCCTCCCCCGCAACGACCTACTTGCACCTGAGCGTATAACCGCATGCTTCTCTATTGTGAATTTCCCGACTTTACGTCAAAAAGCCACGGTTGAAGATGTAGCAGTAATTTATAAAACGTCTTGGGGAGAAACGTTTTTAAAATTCGGCAATGATGTATTGGATACCTTATGGTACGACCTTCAGGAAGTATCTCCTAAGCCATCATGTTACGTAATGGTTCCAAGAGGAAACCAACAATCGCGTATTTTAGGCGAATTTTTAGAGTCAAACGAACTCAACTTTAACGTGCTCTACTAA
- a CDS encoding BlaI/MecI/CopY family transcriptional regulator, translating into MSKMSDKPEISNAEFEVLDVLWDDHPATSSEVVSRLNDKKDWHEKTVKTLLGRLIKKEVLGFEKQQRQYLYYPLIAREDYTRKETTNFVSRLFKGKIAPMVAGFANQNSLSKQDVNELKALIKEWEENND; encoded by the coding sequence ATGAGTAAAATGTCAGACAAACCCGAAATTTCGAACGCCGAATTTGAAGTACTAGACGTACTGTGGGACGACCACCCCGCTACATCAAGTGAAGTGGTTTCACGGTTAAACGATAAGAAAGACTGGCATGAAAAAACCGTCAAAACACTATTGGGTCGCTTGATAAAAAAGGAAGTATTAGGCTTTGAAAAACAGCAGCGCCAGTACCTTTATTACCCACTGATTGCTCGCGAAGATTATACAAGAAAAGAAACGACAAATTTTGTAAGTCGGCTATTTAAAGGGAAAATCGCGCCTATGGTCGCCGGGTTTGCAAATCAAAACTCGCTGTCTAAGCAAGATGTGAACGAGCTTAAAGCGCTTATAAAAGAGTGGGAAGAAAATAATGATTGA
- a CDS encoding M56 family metallopeptidase produces the protein MIDWIIAQQGILSLSLILLIVSEHFFTSRLGASLTYKLWALIPGSLIVNNLPLSMVSIPSNSFSRYVVGVKPTVNTVAFETWFTLWAIGACIITAYVLVHHISTWTSIGKRRAIHTNAYYSSKAATPMLFGFIAPKVLIPFSFKSTFSKQQQTLILEHENVHRKHYDHLWNTLALTIAILFWFNPLVWLALKSFRINQELACDDVVLKNKTEKEKLTYAKALVQCAEHCSRTITLYPTFGEKTTMIKRLNAIKQPIRSNKVLAASVLSVAALLTINTALANVPLPPPKAEANMDKSKVNEASPVKRVPPIYPEKAEQNELEGFVVLSFDITETGATDNVKVVKSQPAGVFDKSAKVALKQWEYKPRIQGGKSVRQTGLLVQLDYQLGPKLDTTNAEKNASPDVERIIIPPETK, from the coding sequence ATGATTGATTGGATTATCGCTCAACAAGGCATTTTGTCGCTCTCGCTCATTTTACTCATTGTTTCTGAGCACTTTTTCACATCTAGATTAGGTGCCTCGTTAACGTATAAGCTATGGGCGTTGATACCAGGCAGTTTGATAGTTAATAACCTTCCGCTGTCGATGGTTAGCATCCCATCAAATAGCTTTTCTCGCTATGTAGTGGGTGTTAAACCTACAGTGAATACTGTTGCGTTCGAAACTTGGTTTACTCTTTGGGCTATAGGCGCATGCATTATCACTGCCTATGTTTTAGTGCATCATATTTCAACATGGACATCGATAGGGAAGCGACGCGCAATCCACACCAATGCCTACTATTCAAGCAAAGCAGCCACCCCTATGCTGTTTGGATTCATCGCGCCAAAAGTGCTTATTCCCTTTTCATTTAAAAGCACGTTTTCAAAGCAGCAACAGACACTGATATTGGAACATGAAAACGTTCATCGCAAACATTATGACCACCTGTGGAATACGCTAGCACTCACTATCGCCATTCTATTTTGGTTTAATCCACTAGTTTGGCTTGCGCTTAAGTCTTTCAGAATAAATCAAGAGCTGGCTTGTGATGATGTAGTACTAAAAAACAAGACAGAGAAGGAAAAACTCACCTATGCAAAAGCACTTGTGCAGTGTGCCGAGCATTGTTCACGCACTATAACTTTGTACCCAACCTTTGGAGAAAAGACGACTATGATCAAACGTTTAAATGCTATAAAACAACCTATACGCAGCAATAAAGTACTGGCAGCGAGCGTACTTTCTGTTGCAGCTTTACTGACTATTAATACCGCATTGGCTAACGTGCCACTACCACCGCCAAAAGCTGAAGCCAACATGGATAAATCAAAAGTTAATGAAGCATCACCCGTTAAACGCGTTCCACCCATCTACCCAGAAAAGGCAGAACAAAATGAGCTCGAAGGCTTTGTCGTACTGTCTTTCGATATCACTGAAACAGGCGCAACAGATAATGTAAAAGTGGTTAAATCTCAGCCGGCGGGCGTGTTCGATAAAAGTGCTAAAGTGGCATTAAAACAGTGGGAATATAAACCACGCATTCAAGGTGGCAAAAGCGTCAGACAAACTGGGCTTCTCGTCCAATTAGACTATCAACTGGGCCCGAAACTCGATACAACGAATGCTGAAAAGAACGCTTCTCCAGATGTAGAGCGTATAATCATTCCGCCAGAAACAAAGTAA
- a CDS encoding LTA synthase family protein has protein sequence MQTSRATIYLFTGLSLTPLAIFSLFDFYLNSDIYFQIDTLALCCFVFCLLVLFSYCKRFVFTAFVICALTSLTIFASASREYLDFYGLYISYESLKLYRELFLAIENFNSTPALIFILFISAISIILHKTLFKKLHRLSWQKGILSFLIPFMTGLFLISIHTTRNDTNELLNLTNDDRKNVELENPLMYFFRSTPIVLWLVPESEDSAAENKAKVIAKALRKNTLVALPEEYSSQNFDQLILNYPGLEHKNSNVNPLAFYPTTPLTLNLPNKKNVILVVLESSRFKELSKEITPNLLEIANESFWFTNNYATSRATIKSEQAILCSSIDGNLLTPFARSEGVYRGKCLPHILKKHGYTTSWFHGNTKEFYNREIFHPSLGFDNIYSKESFERDGYSDAQDIGWGVPDPILYDTALNYFDQQSSPFFTEILTLSNHQPFNWDYKEFKFPPHLKESGDDIYGNYQRSLYYADVALGEFWRKLKQKAYYHQSVIVITGDHGVPFYPKDTVSPVDKFEVLFKVPMLIHVPDSSPRQIDTTRSHLDIAPTLLSLLNINEENSFLGRPLIGSKSNDEKRPIFLMNMDSYGFIYGGTKCFPKADMCSKGANCLNEKRFSCAIDSSEDVKAIEQSAHLMKYLKLKTLAAFIE, from the coding sequence ATGCAAACCTCTAGAGCAACAATTTATTTATTCACGGGCTTAAGTCTAACCCCCCTAGCAATATTTAGTTTATTTGACTTTTATTTAAACAGTGACATTTATTTTCAGATCGATACTCTGGCGCTCTGTTGCTTTGTATTTTGTCTCTTAGTACTTTTTAGTTATTGTAAGAGGTTTGTATTTACGGCTTTTGTAATCTGCGCACTTACAAGCTTAACGATTTTTGCTTCGGCATCCAGAGAGTATCTTGATTTTTATGGACTCTACATCAGTTACGAATCGCTTAAGCTTTATCGAGAGCTGTTTTTAGCGATCGAAAATTTCAACAGCACACCTGCTTTAATCTTCATACTGTTTATCAGTGCTATCAGCATAATCCTTCATAAAACACTATTTAAAAAGTTACATCGCCTTTCGTGGCAAAAGGGAATCTTATCCTTTTTGATACCTTTTATGACTGGGTTATTTTTAATCAGCATTCACACAACACGAAACGATACTAATGAACTACTTAACTTGACGAATGACGATAGAAAAAACGTTGAGCTTGAAAACCCACTAATGTACTTTTTTAGAAGTACACCCATAGTACTATGGCTTGTACCAGAGTCAGAGGATAGTGCCGCAGAAAACAAAGCGAAGGTAATTGCTAAAGCACTTAGAAAAAACACGCTTGTTGCACTTCCAGAAGAGTATAGTTCGCAAAACTTTGATCAACTTATATTAAATTATCCGGGGCTCGAGCATAAAAACAGTAATGTAAACCCCTTAGCCTTTTATCCAACAACTCCATTGACACTAAATTTACCTAACAAGAAAAATGTAATACTTGTTGTATTAGAGAGCTCTCGATTTAAAGAATTGTCGAAAGAAATAACACCCAATCTACTTGAGATTGCAAACGAGTCTTTTTGGTTCACGAACAATTATGCCACATCTAGAGCGACGATTAAGTCTGAGCAAGCTATTTTATGTAGCTCTATAGATGGCAACCTTCTTACACCTTTTGCACGCTCCGAAGGTGTTTATCGCGGAAAGTGTTTACCTCACATATTGAAAAAGCATGGTTACACAACATCTTGGTTCCATGGCAACACAAAAGAGTTTTACAACAGAGAAATTTTTCATCCATCTCTAGGCTTTGACAATATTTACTCAAAAGAGTCATTTGAACGTGATGGTTATAGTGACGCGCAAGATATTGGATGGGGTGTTCCTGATCCTATTCTTTATGATACTGCCTTAAATTATTTTGATCAGCAATCAAGTCCTTTTTTCACTGAAATATTAACCCTTTCTAACCATCAACCATTTAATTGGGATTATAAAGAGTTCAAGTTCCCACCTCATCTAAAAGAATCGGGCGACGATATCTACGGTAATTATCAACGTTCTCTTTATTACGCAGATGTTGCTCTTGGAGAGTTTTGGCGCAAGCTCAAACAAAAAGCATATTACCACCAATCGGTCATCGTAATAACAGGTGACCACGGGGTACCTTTTTACCCCAAAGATACCGTTTCACCTGTAGACAAATTCGAAGTTTTATTTAAAGTCCCTATGCTAATTCATGTCCCTGACTCATCGCCGCGCCAAATCGACACAACGAGAAGTCATTTAGATATCGCGCCAACTTTGCTTTCCCTTTTAAATATTAATGAGGAAAACTCTTTTCTTGGGCGCCCCCTAATTGGAAGCAAATCTAACGATGAAAAACGACCAATATTTCTGATGAACATGGATAGCTATGGTTTCATTTACGGAGGTACAAAGTGCTTTCCAAAAGCAGATATGTGTTCTAAGGGCGCGAACTGCCTTAATGAAAAACGCTTTTCATGTGCAATTGATTCTTCAGAGGATGTTAAAGCGATAGAACAATCTGCACACCTCATGAAGTATTTGAAACTCAAAACTCTAGCCGCTTTCATAGAGTAA
- a CDS encoding DUF2780 domain-containing protein, which produces MNRFALAPAVLALTVFTTNANANIDQLKGLLGDKKADSTVTTSSLTEMATSAASGIDLSSLVGTVSDNLNVSETQSEGGIASIMNYVQGNLSSGDYAQLANSIPGIDGLLENVPSLSGDTAASSSSSLSGLLNKASEYSSTLKSVNDLKQQFEALGLSTDMIASFATQISSYLNVNADEETQALFKSGLDNLLAAL; this is translated from the coding sequence ATGAACCGTTTCGCTTTAGCACCTGCTGTGCTTGCTCTTACCGTCTTTACAACAAACGCCAACGCCAATATAGACCAGCTTAAAGGCCTTTTAGGTGATAAGAAAGCTGACTCAACTGTTACTACTAGTAGCCTAACTGAAATGGCGACAAGTGCTGCGTCTGGTATCGACTTATCTAGCTTGGTAGGCACAGTTTCTGACAATCTCAATGTATCTGAAACCCAGTCAGAAGGCGGCATTGCCTCTATTATGAACTATGTTCAAGGTAACCTTTCTAGCGGTGACTACGCGCAGCTGGCAAACAGTATTCCTGGCATTGATGGCCTACTTGAAAATGTACCGTCACTTAGCGGTGATACGGCTGCAAGTTCTAGCTCGTCACTATCCGGCCTACTCAATAAAGCCTCTGAATATAGCTCTACACTTAAATCTGTAAATGATTTGAAGCAACAGTTTGAAGCGCTTGGCTTATCAACTGATATGATTGCCAGCTTTGCCACTCAAATTAGCTCGTACTTAAATGTAAATGCCGATGAAGAAACACAAGCACTCTTCAAATCTGGCCTAGATAATTTGCTAGCGGCTCTGTAA